A DNA window from Candidatus Protochlamydia naegleriophila contains the following coding sequences:
- a CDS encoding MATE family efflux transporter: protein MSSPLTPDGPNKLTSHPPGSMRELWKISFPLMLSLMSVSLMLFLDRLFLSRYSLDALNASANGGVLVQFMQFWCISTVSIAEVFVGRYNGARKIEKLGQPVWQMIWLSLASVFWFVPLGLWAGPYFFHEDAHYLLEIDYFKYLMCFGPMAALSGALSAFYIGQGQVKFVTCVMGISNLINIGLDMVFIFGWEPIVPSMGIKGAALATGIAQTSQALILGCNFLNARNRKEKGTGRWHFNKRLFRKSLSIGLPNAVAHTLELMAWVIIFHLMTKLGSDYITVVTVAQSIFFLFTFMTEGVSKGATAIAANFFGSQQQDLVWKLLKSGLKLYLFVFLFLGLILVWNPDPLIRLFLAHDMVLSPATQSTLHAACFWVWLFFLFDGINWLLIGLLTAAGDTRFIMKVGGAGPWLVALLPIYLFVFKWGAPANITWMLIAFYGMASSAIYLWRFKSEKWKEVALA, encoded by the coding sequence ATGTCGTCGCCATTGACTCCAGACGGCCCAAATAAATTAACATCTCATCCACCAGGTTCCATGAGGGAGCTTTGGAAAATCTCCTTTCCTTTAATGCTTTCGCTCATGTCTGTGAGTTTAATGCTCTTTCTGGATCGTCTGTTTTTATCTCGTTATTCACTCGATGCTTTGAATGCTTCTGCTAATGGGGGCGTTTTGGTCCAGTTCATGCAATTTTGGTGTATTTCAACGGTCAGCATAGCAGAGGTTTTTGTTGGACGGTACAATGGGGCCAGGAAAATTGAAAAATTAGGCCAGCCAGTTTGGCAAATGATTTGGCTCTCTTTAGCTTCTGTTTTTTGGTTCGTTCCATTGGGGCTGTGGGCAGGCCCTTATTTTTTCCACGAAGATGCTCACTATTTGCTCGAGATCGACTATTTTAAGTATTTGATGTGTTTTGGCCCAATGGCGGCTTTGTCGGGTGCATTGTCTGCTTTTTACATTGGGCAGGGACAGGTTAAATTTGTTACCTGCGTAATGGGGATTTCAAATTTAATTAACATCGGCTTGGACATGGTTTTCATTTTTGGCTGGGAACCCATTGTGCCATCCATGGGAATTAAAGGGGCTGCATTGGCCACGGGAATCGCCCAGACGTCGCAGGCGCTCATTCTTGGCTGTAATTTTTTAAATGCCCGTAATCGGAAAGAAAAGGGAACGGGACGCTGGCATTTTAATAAAAGGCTTTTTCGAAAGAGCTTGAGCATTGGGCTTCCGAACGCTGTTGCTCATACCCTCGAGTTAATGGCTTGGGTCATTATTTTTCATTTAATGACGAAGCTTGGATCAGATTATATTACAGTTGTGACTGTCGCACAGAGCATTTTTTTTCTTTTTACCTTTATGACGGAAGGGGTCTCTAAGGGGGCCACGGCAATTGCGGCCAATTTCTTTGGTTCTCAGCAACAGGATCTTGTGTGGAAGCTCTTAAAGTCAGGTTTAAAACTGTATTTATTTGTTTTTCTTTTTCTTGGGCTCATTCTTGTTTGGAATCCCGATCCTTTAATTAGATTATTTTTGGCCCACGATATGGTTTTAAGTCCAGCAACTCAATCGACTCTTCATGCTGCATGTTTTTGGGTTTGGCTGTTTTTCTTGTTTGATGGCATTAACTGGCTTTTAATTGGTTTGTTGACTGCTGCTGGAGATACTCGTTTCATCATGAAAGTGGGAGGGGCAGGGCCTTGGCTTGTGGCATTACTTCCCATTTATCTCTTTGTTTTTAAATGGGGAGCTCCTGCCAATATCACGTGGATGCTAATTGCTTTTTATGGAATGGCTTCGAGTGCGATTTATCTGTGGCGCTTTAAAAGTGAAAAGTGGAAAGAGGTTGCCTTGGCTTAA
- a CDS encoding TMEM14 family protein, whose protein sequence is MQTTSRIIWIYAALVLIGGMIGHFVAHSPASLIASSIVAILLAGCGYFIHKGQGWAHCAATAISVLLLAFFGYRFSLAYKFMPAGLMVILTACLLVYLLMKGKTSCCNKQSCK, encoded by the coding sequence ATGCAAACAACATCTCGAATCATCTGGATTTACGCAGCCCTCGTCTTGATAGGTGGAATGATCGGCCATTTTGTGGCTCACAGCCCAGCATCACTAATTGCCTCTTCGATTGTAGCCATCCTTCTAGCAGGATGCGGCTACTTCATACATAAAGGCCAGGGATGGGCCCATTGCGCTGCTACAGCCATTTCGGTCCTCCTCCTAGCTTTTTTTGGCTACCGTTTTTCACTGGCTTATAAGTTTATGCCCGCTGGTTTAATGGTGATTTTAACAGCCTGTCTACTTGTCTATCTTTTAATGAAAGGCAAAACAAGCTGCTGCAATAAACAAAGCTGCAAATAA
- a CDS encoding glycosyltransferase produces the protein MRGLMGIVWVVMLFCMPNSLKLHARPLEINLFSEKNGKGLESDQKIMEKVLAELGHHVHCRYLYEPAINPSNVDVNIFFQVIPEQWLPYASHNWFIPNPEWYTQEKGLLDRVDLILCRTREVERIFRSLSLETYFLGFTSVDCYKSEYQKNFSQLFHLCGQNRQKGTLPLVNLWQQNSTLPLLVLVEQIHLGQSFPNSNNLYLISQRVEEPTLRFLQNTSGIHLCPSETEGFGHYIMEAMSSGAVVVTTNAPPMNEFITDERCLVDVESSAPERLGVKYYIGSAALEKTLQKLASIPIHEKRRMGWDNRINFLKKEAEFKENLSRLLLQIGESACRRM, from the coding sequence ATGCGTGGTTTAATGGGGATCGTGTGGGTAGTCATGCTTTTTTGCATGCCTAATAGTCTGAAATTGCATGCAAGGCCATTAGAGATCAATCTCTTTAGTGAAAAGAATGGCAAAGGCTTGGAGTCCGACCAAAAAATTATGGAAAAAGTGCTCGCAGAGCTGGGGCATCATGTGCATTGCCGCTATTTGTATGAACCTGCCATTAACCCAAGCAATGTCGATGTAAATATTTTTTTTCAGGTCATTCCCGAACAATGGCTTCCTTATGCCTCTCATAATTGGTTTATTCCCAACCCTGAATGGTACACTCAAGAAAAAGGGTTGTTGGATAGAGTAGATTTGATTTTATGCAGGACGAGAGAGGTGGAAAGAATTTTTCGCTCATTGAGTCTAGAAACGTATTTTTTGGGTTTTACGAGTGTTGATTGCTATAAGTCTGAATACCAGAAAAATTTCTCTCAACTATTTCACTTGTGCGGCCAAAATAGGCAGAAAGGGACGTTGCCACTTGTCAATTTGTGGCAGCAAAACTCGACTCTGCCTCTCCTTGTGTTAGTTGAGCAAATCCACCTTGGGCAGTCCTTTCCGAATTCAAATAACTTATATTTAATTTCACAACGAGTAGAGGAACCGACGCTTAGATTTTTGCAAAACACGAGTGGTATTCACCTTTGTCCGAGTGAAACGGAGGGGTTTGGCCATTATATCATGGAGGCGATGTCTAGCGGGGCGGTTGTTGTGACGACGAATGCTCCTCCCATGAATGAATTCATTACCGATGAGCGGTGCCTCGTGGATGTTGAATCGTCTGCGCCGGAAAGATTGGGAGTCAAGTATTACATTGGTTCAGCCGCCTTAGAAAAGACTCTTCAAAAACTAGCTTCGATTCCCATTCACGAAAAAAGAAGAATGGGATGGGACAATCGCATAAACTTTTTAAAGAAAGAGGCTGAATTCAAAGAAAACTTAAGTCGTCTTTTGCTGCAGATAGGGGAGTCGGCGTGCAGGAGAATGTAA
- a CDS encoding AEC family transporter, producing the protein MIIFNGVLYTELDGRVLSLPLLTFSISCTLCIIFYRFSRKIWTDASKNIMAFSAGSGATGYFGVPLAMMIFNPQTEGVYIMALLGVTLYDNSLGYYISAKGSYSPKECLYKILRLPTLYAFLLGLLLNVFHISMPDIYREFIGHIKGVYVVLGMMIIGLGLAGMTQFKLDAKFVGMTFLAKFLVWPLLIIGFVTLDQHVFGFYDALTHQVLILLSIVPLAVNTVVMASLIQCHPEKAAATVLLSTLFALFYIPMMTSLFIKI; encoded by the coding sequence ATGATTATTTTTAACGGCGTCCTGTATACCGAGCTTGATGGGCGAGTCTTGAGCCTGCCTTTGCTCACTTTTTCCATTTCTTGCACGCTTTGCATCATCTTTTATCGATTTTCACGCAAAATCTGGACGGATGCTTCCAAAAATATCATGGCATTTAGTGCAGGCTCTGGAGCGACAGGATATTTTGGTGTACCCCTTGCAATGATGATTTTTAATCCGCAAACTGAAGGAGTCTACATCATGGCTCTTTTGGGAGTTACGCTGTACGATAATTCACTCGGTTACTATATCAGTGCCAAGGGGAGCTATTCTCCCAAGGAATGTTTATACAAAATTTTGCGCCTTCCCACTTTATACGCCTTTTTACTAGGCTTGCTCTTAAATGTTTTTCACATTTCAATGCCGGATATTTATCGAGAATTCATCGGACATATTAAAGGCGTGTACGTTGTCTTGGGAATGATGATCATTGGTCTGGGTCTTGCTGGAATGACGCAATTTAAGTTAGATGCCAAATTTGTGGGTATGACTTTTTTAGCAAAATTTTTGGTTTGGCCTTTGCTTATTATCGGATTTGTCACTCTCGATCAGCATGTATTTGGCTTTTACGATGCGCTTACCCACCAGGTTTTAATTCTCTTATCTATCGTTCCATTAGCCGTCAATACGGTTGTTATGGCATCTCTTATTCAATGCCATCCTGAAAAAGCCGCTGCTACGGTTTTGTTGAGTACTCTTTTTGCTCTTTTCTATATTCCCATGATGACAAGTCTTTTCATCAAAATCTAA
- a CDS encoding DUF4019 domain-containing protein: MNKGICFTLITSIGMGLIHLPLFAQAAAQTVPQASHSTQQAAPTAENSQDEMAAWMIEAAQVAKDYVEGLDRGEYASSWPKGDVLFQRTISQKEWVTALGLARKRLGGVKSRTLKDQRPAWDPHGLPKGPYMVVEYNTSFERAPNSGELLTLRRGADGHWRVLTYQVN, translated from the coding sequence ATGAATAAGGGCATTTGCTTCACACTAATTACGAGTATTGGAATGGGTTTGATCCATCTTCCTCTTTTTGCCCAGGCCGCGGCACAAACAGTGCCACAGGCAAGTCATTCCACGCAGCAAGCTGCTCCCACAGCAGAGAATAGCCAAGATGAAATGGCTGCTTGGATGATTGAAGCGGCTCAAGTGGCCAAAGATTACGTAGAAGGATTAGATAGAGGGGAGTATGCAAGTAGCTGGCCTAAAGGCGATGTGTTATTTCAGCGGACTATTTCTCAAAAAGAGTGGGTGACAGCACTTGGACTGGCTAGAAAGCGTTTAGGCGGGGTGAAATCGAGAACGTTGAAAGATCAAAGGCCGGCTTGGGATCCTCATGGACTTCCGAAGGGGCCGTATATGGTGGTCGAGTACAACACCTCCTTTGAAAGGGCTCCAAACTCAGGAGAGCTACTAACACTTCGAAGAGGTGCTGACGGTCACTGGAGAGTGCTTACCTATCAAGTTAACTAG
- a CDS encoding DUF4113 domain-containing protein gives MKSWLLKSINYSRSFGRVGSLIGKRECSRFVFRTADPKRASLMHTLDALNAKFGKNTIFFGAMGTDLSGKPAKTGALLTISAVGILWLLLWQIKDSHQPSG, from the coding sequence TTGAAGAGCTGGCTGCTAAAAAGTATTAACTACTCCCGCTCTTTTGGACGAGTTGGATCTCTTATTGGAAAAAGAGAGTGTTCTCGATTTGTTTTTAGAACCGCCGATCCCAAACGAGCCTCTTTGATGCACACGCTCGATGCATTGAATGCCAAGTTTGGCAAAAACACTATTTTCTTTGGAGCGATGGGAACCGACCTTAGTGGAAAGCCCGCAAAGACAGGTGCTCTTCTTACAATCTCAGCAGTTGGAATTCTCTGGCTATTGCTATGGCAAATTAAAGATTCACATCAGCCATCAGGCTAA
- a CDS encoding Tex family protein, whose product MSKQAHLSFISQIVEELALPHSSVQAVVDLLNSGNTIPFIARYRKEATGNLDEVQIKTIQERYTYLQELEERRQTILSSIESQGKLTDALREQILACNVKTALEDLYLPYKPKRRTRAMIAREKGLEPLALMILSQPLTGSSQQAAANFINEEKGVLDADSALAGACDVVAEMIAEDAAVRSYVRDVFATDGIVVSKVRLDQVKGPTKFEQYYDFKEKVKTIPSHRYLAIRRGEREEVLDFSIEVDEEPVARQIKMMMRLNPASPFSESLAQAAEDAFRRLLYPSVETDVRLELKLASDRAAVDIFADNLRHLLLASPLGGRAVIGIDPGIRTGCKCVAVDETGKYLNTITIYPSQGESSHLQAERDLLKFITLYHPYAIAIGNGTAGRETETFVRQLLKKHSITSMIVVPVNESGASIYSASDVAREEFPDLDLTIRGAISIARRLQDPLAELVKIDPKSIGVGQYQHDVHQPMLQDQLVHVVESCVNHVGVDLNTASAPLLSYVSGIGQSLAQKIVKYREAKGAFKNRKQLREVPGFGAKTFEQAAGFLRIRGGDYPLDASAVHPERYELVEQIAKDLDVSLPSLVDHPELVSRIDLKRYVNASVGELTLKDIVQELKKPGRDPRSVFEPPCFRDDILSIQDLKPGLCLEGIVTNVTAFGAFVDIGVHQDGLIHLSELSDQYVNHPSEVVKTGDKIKVEVLTVDVERKRISLTARLGQNRVAQADAPRGGAKEPSRTKAQPKPKSSFSSNPFSAL is encoded by the coding sequence ATGTCGAAACAAGCCCATCTCTCTTTTATTTCTCAAATTGTTGAAGAACTTGCTTTACCCCATTCTTCGGTGCAAGCTGTTGTGGATTTATTGAATAGTGGAAATACCATTCCCTTCATTGCACGCTACCGTAAAGAAGCCACCGGGAATTTAGATGAAGTCCAAATTAAGACGATCCAAGAGCGCTATACCTATCTGCAGGAATTAGAAGAAAGACGGCAAACGATTTTAAGTTCGATTGAATCTCAAGGTAAGTTGACAGACGCTTTACGAGAGCAAATTTTGGCCTGCAATGTCAAAACAGCCTTGGAAGATCTTTATCTGCCTTATAAGCCTAAAAGGCGTACAAGAGCCATGATTGCAAGGGAAAAGGGGCTTGAGCCTTTAGCGCTTATGATTTTGAGCCAACCGTTGACTGGCAGCTCTCAACAGGCTGCTGCTAATTTCATTAACGAAGAAAAAGGCGTGCTAGATGCTGATTCGGCTCTTGCAGGCGCTTGCGACGTTGTGGCAGAGATGATTGCGGAAGATGCGGCTGTGCGCTCCTATGTGCGCGATGTATTTGCAACTGACGGCATTGTCGTTTCTAAAGTGCGTTTAGATCAGGTGAAAGGGCCGACAAAGTTTGAACAATATTACGATTTTAAAGAAAAAGTGAAAACAATCCCTTCTCACCGCTATTTGGCGATTCGTCGGGGTGAGCGAGAAGAAGTATTAGATTTTTCAATCGAAGTGGATGAAGAGCCTGTCGCACGGCAAATTAAGATGATGATGCGTTTGAATCCCGCTTCTCCATTTAGTGAATCTTTAGCTCAAGCGGCCGAGGATGCTTTCAGACGTCTGCTGTATCCGTCTGTCGAAACAGATGTGCGTTTAGAGCTTAAATTGGCCTCAGATCGTGCCGCGGTGGACATCTTTGCCGACAACTTGCGCCATCTTTTACTCGCATCTCCGCTCGGTGGCAGGGCTGTCATCGGGATCGACCCAGGCATTCGAACAGGGTGTAAGTGCGTTGCGGTTGACGAAACAGGAAAATATTTGAATACGATTACCATTTATCCGTCGCAAGGAGAAAGCAGCCATCTGCAAGCTGAGCGCGATTTATTAAAATTTATCACTCTTTACCACCCTTATGCAATTGCTATTGGCAATGGAACGGCTGGAAGAGAGACTGAAACTTTTGTACGGCAGCTGCTCAAGAAGCACTCTATCACCTCTATGATCGTCGTTCCGGTCAATGAGTCGGGGGCGAGCATCTATAGTGCATCTGATGTTGCGCGCGAAGAGTTTCCGGATTTAGATCTTACCATCCGCGGAGCCATCTCAATTGCACGCCGCTTGCAAGATCCGTTGGCGGAACTTGTAAAAATCGATCCCAAATCGATTGGAGTCGGCCAGTATCAGCACGATGTTCATCAACCCATGTTGCAAGACCAGCTTGTCCACGTTGTAGAAAGCTGCGTGAACCATGTAGGCGTCGATTTGAATACTGCCAGCGCTCCTTTATTGTCGTACGTTTCCGGCATCGGACAGTCCCTTGCACAAAAAATTGTTAAATATCGCGAAGCAAAAGGTGCTTTTAAGAACCGCAAGCAGTTAAGAGAGGTGCCGGGATTTGGCGCCAAGACTTTTGAGCAGGCAGCTGGATTTTTACGCATTCGAGGAGGGGATTATCCGCTAGATGCCTCTGCAGTTCATCCTGAACGCTATGAATTGGTGGAACAAATTGCCAAAGACTTGGATGTCTCTTTACCAAGTCTTGTGGATCATCCAGAACTTGTTTCTCGAATCGATTTAAAACGCTATGTGAATGCCTCTGTTGGAGAATTGACCCTGAAAGACATTGTCCAGGAGTTAAAAAAGCCTGGCCGCGATCCACGCTCTGTTTTTGAGCCGCCTTGCTTTCGCGACGACATTCTTTCCATCCAGGATCTAAAACCAGGTCTTTGTTTAGAAGGCATTGTGACTAATGTGACGGCATTTGGCGCTTTTGTTGACATCGGCGTGCATCAAGATGGATTGATTCACTTGTCAGAGCTTTCCGATCAGTATGTAAATCATCCAAGCGAAGTCGTGAAGACAGGCGATAAAATCAAGGTTGAAGTCTTAACGGTGGATGTAGAGCGGAAGCGCATCTCTTTAACGGCAAGACTTGGACAAAACAGAGTGGCTCAAGCCGATGCACCGCGCGGCGGGGCAAAAGAGCCGTCTCGCACAAAAGCACAGCCGAAGCCAAAGAGCTCGTTTTCTTCCAATCCTTTCTCTGCTCTTTAA
- a CDS encoding multidrug effflux MFS transporter has protein sequence MPRFFIPLLIVSIITCCIEVEVSVPGFPEIASYFKVSDGAVQLTVAYNFLGFCLSSLVYGPLSEGYGRRKVMIAGNALLLLGALGCVLASSMPALLASRFVQGIGASTSAVVVFAMIADCYQGERAAKLIGIINSVLTSLMALAPVLGGFINEWLGWRGNYACVAALSLLSWGLLLMLLPETKHELKRLRMREIGKDFKALFSSPIFIASALAPSLLYSAYLSFVACASFLYMETFGLSIIAYALHQAVIVASFAVISLFSGLFIRKLGGKGCVVLGMGTSLMSAILMVGAGLLVPHSPYAMTVLMTLFCIGFAISYPVIFASSLEIFPGIKGTASSAIMSMRALLSFALIGLMSYLYDGRSLTVSLVILLAILIGSIFAVQLLKANQFEKKMMA, from the coding sequence ATGCCCAGATTTTTTATTCCGCTCCTGATTGTATCGATTATTACCTGCTGCATAGAGGTTGAAGTGTCGGTGCCGGGATTTCCCGAAATTGCCAGCTATTTCAAAGTGAGCGATGGAGCGGTCCAACTGACGGTAGCTTATAATTTTTTAGGTTTTTGCTTGAGTTCTCTTGTCTATGGTCCTTTATCGGAAGGTTATGGAAGGAGGAAGGTGATGATTGCAGGTAATGCCCTGCTGCTTTTAGGCGCCCTTGGGTGTGTATTGGCCTCCTCCATGCCAGCGCTGCTTGCGTCGCGCTTTGTGCAGGGAATCGGTGCGAGTACGTCGGCAGTCGTCGTTTTTGCCATGATCGCCGATTGCTACCAGGGAGAGAGGGCGGCAAAATTGATTGGAATCATCAATTCCGTTCTCACAAGCTTGATGGCGCTGGCACCCGTTCTTGGCGGATTTATCAATGAGTGGCTTGGATGGCGCGGCAATTATGCTTGCGTGGCCGCCCTTTCCCTGCTTTCTTGGGGCTTGCTGCTCATGCTTTTACCGGAGACCAAGCATGAGTTAAAACGTTTACGAATGAGGGAAATTGGCAAAGACTTTAAAGCGCTTTTTTCGAGCCCCATTTTTATCGCGTCTGCACTCGCTCCAAGCCTGCTTTATTCAGCTTATCTTTCATTCGTTGCTTGCGCGTCATTTTTGTACATGGAAACGTTTGGATTATCGATCATAGCCTATGCCTTGCATCAAGCAGTCATTGTTGCATCCTTTGCCGTGATCAGTCTGTTTTCCGGGCTCTTTATTCGAAAATTGGGCGGCAAAGGATGCGTGGTGTTGGGGATGGGAACGAGTTTAATGAGCGCTATTTTGATGGTTGGGGCAGGATTGTTAGTTCCTCATTCACCTTATGCGATGACAGTTTTGATGACCCTTTTTTGCATTGGTTTTGCAATAAGCTATCCGGTCATTTTCGCTTCTTCGCTCGAAATTTTTCCAGGCATAAAAGGAACAGCCTCGTCAGCTATCATGAGCATGCGCGCTTTGTTAAGTTTTGCTTTGATAGGGCTTATGAGCTACTTGTATGATGGACGTTCATTGACTGTTTCACTCGTCATTTTATTGGCTATTTTGATAGGATCGATCTTTGCTGTTCAATTATTGAAAGCAAATCAATTCGAAAAAAAGATGATGGCTTGA
- a CDS encoding dihydrofolate reductase family protein — translation MNQQERPKVSVYIAASIDGYIAREGGEVDWLEQVHIGNEDYGYALFFASIDVLILGRKTYEFVANLNEWLYQGKRVIVMSRTLQNVCECAELFQGEPLELLQQLSKEGVKHCWVDGGVTITEFLRQGLVDQLIVSMIPTLLGSGIPLFNRVGKEIPCCLIASKSYPSGLVQLEYEVGKQG, via the coding sequence ATGAATCAGCAAGAGAGGCCAAAGGTCTCTGTCTATATTGCAGCTAGCATAGATGGCTACATAGCCAGGGAAGGGGGAGAAGTCGATTGGTTGGAACAGGTTCATATTGGCAATGAGGACTATGGCTACGCTCTTTTTTTTGCAAGCATCGATGTTCTGATCTTGGGAAGAAAGACATATGAATTTGTGGCTAACTTAAATGAATGGCTCTATCAAGGCAAGAGAGTCATTGTCATGAGCCGTACCCTGCAGAACGTTTGCGAATGTGCAGAACTTTTTCAGGGAGAACCTCTCGAATTGCTACAGCAACTTAGTAAAGAGGGAGTCAAGCATTGCTGGGTAGATGGAGGAGTAACCATTACAGAGTTTTTACGGCAAGGACTTGTCGATCAGCTGATTGTATCGATGATTCCAACCTTACTTGGATCTGGGATTCCTCTTTTCAACCGCGTAGGAAAAGAGATTCCCTGCTGTTTAATTGCCTCGAAGTCCTATCCGAGCGGTCTTGTGCAGCTGGAGTATGAAGTTGGCAAGCAAGGTTGA
- a CDS encoding DedA family protein, giving the protein MDAIVNIEALSPWLEQYGSLAIFALLALGIIAFPVPEETLLVISGILMQTGSLPITETFIAALGGSICGITASYLIGRTAGDYFIHHAGKWFGVTQKHIDKAHDWFERFGKWTLFIGYFIPGVRHFTGVSAGMSRLEFKEFALFAYSGALFWVTTFLSIGYFFGDYGLSLFHRLEFGDQTSIFLIVLAIAAYLSYLYIKRKKNNSSNN; this is encoded by the coding sequence ATGGATGCTATCGTCAATATTGAAGCCCTATCACCATGGCTGGAGCAATATGGCAGCTTGGCCATTTTTGCCTTACTAGCTTTGGGTATTATTGCATTTCCTGTACCAGAAGAGACGCTCTTAGTGATTAGCGGCATTTTAATGCAAACTGGAAGTTTGCCAATCACCGAGACCTTTATCGCTGCGCTTGGCGGAAGCATTTGTGGAATAACCGCAAGCTATTTAATCGGACGCACAGCCGGGGATTACTTCATTCACCATGCCGGCAAATGGTTTGGAGTGACGCAAAAGCATATCGATAAGGCGCACGACTGGTTTGAACGCTTCGGAAAATGGACCTTATTTATCGGTTATTTTATTCCGGGCGTTAGGCACTTTACGGGTGTTTCAGCTGGTATGTCGCGCTTGGAATTTAAAGAATTCGCCCTTTTTGCCTATAGCGGAGCCCTTTTTTGGGTCACTACATTTCTTTCTATCGGCTACTTCTTTGGCGATTACGGATTATCGCTCTTCCACAGGCTGGAGTTCGGTGATCAAACCAGCATCTTCTTGATCGTACTAGCCATTGCAGCCTACTTAAGCTATCTGTACATCAAAAGAAAAAAAAACAACTCATCTAATAATTAA
- a CDS encoding ADP-ribosylhydrolase MavL family protein — translation MISINFSNLAQQSLDSFSRVLTRQDKTIALITSLVLVVLAIGIYYCRPLSQYRFYSRPSESNHLQSRIHEVYHGPLPFIPTSEASQTTSLSPSSPITFQELVLNTQSFETYHPLPTADNRIETLIAQGLALEQEIVAQANQTRPILHENVVQLMDDFLNYKKQFGSSVEQALYATMNVQALIDRLLIKRPLAFLLPSDSYLLRDGQTRGNGQFETIGTETEKAPLTLNEYLSYDEMQLSAFLGVSTPTHFINNGARNNRGIASSSQSHENSGIYVGLVGARFERPERMEWQHMLITAAQNTTEKGYGTHNSAHPYLKLWSAFYGHPFPTFEEAQNDGTGKFLRIDQNTYLNVAVYKERMRLVIEPFLIEANQRASDSNKMAYVHAVGLGLGVWQVSPKQAELMLDVYADILSKHHLPFIADLDFSWFPQGLTCGGVGHLNTFEAGLNKINLHFSKRNPADKLLGEDSGKLIVASYAWDSNSYPGNEYWNGQLSASGDPAAACCSTIPQLQNPLINKSLTSKKLFICKNQT, via the coding sequence ATGATTTCAATTAATTTTTCAAACCTAGCGCAACAATCGCTCGACTCATTTTCTCGAGTATTAACAAGACAAGACAAGACGATTGCCTTGATCACCTCTCTCGTTCTGGTCGTTTTAGCCATCGGCATCTATTATTGCCGTCCATTAAGCCAGTACCGCTTTTACTCGAGACCTTCTGAATCCAATCACTTACAATCCAGGATCCATGAAGTTTATCATGGCCCGCTACCCTTTATTCCAACAAGCGAAGCTTCGCAAACAACTTCTCTTTCTCCTTCCTCGCCCATAACCTTTCAAGAGCTCGTTCTCAATACCCAATCCTTCGAAACCTATCACCCCTTACCAACGGCCGATAATCGCATTGAGACGCTCATCGCACAAGGACTAGCCCTCGAACAAGAGATTGTAGCACAAGCCAATCAGACAAGACCCATTCTACACGAAAATGTCGTACAGCTAATGGATGACTTTTTAAATTACAAAAAACAGTTTGGGAGCTCGGTCGAACAAGCACTTTATGCAACGATGAATGTTCAGGCCCTCATCGACCGCCTATTAATCAAACGGCCTTTAGCCTTTTTGCTGCCTTCAGACAGCTACTTACTAAGAGACGGGCAAACAAGAGGAAATGGGCAATTTGAAACGATCGGGACAGAGACCGAAAAAGCTCCCCTTACTTTAAATGAGTACCTTTCATACGACGAGATGCAGCTGTCAGCTTTTTTAGGCGTTTCTACCCCCACCCACTTTATTAACAACGGGGCCCGCAATAATCGAGGCATTGCTTCATCTTCCCAATCGCATGAAAACAGTGGCATTTACGTAGGCTTAGTCGGAGCTCGTTTTGAAAGGCCAGAAAGAATGGAGTGGCAGCACATGTTGATTACGGCTGCTCAAAATACAACAGAGAAAGGTTATGGTACTCACAATTCAGCCCATCCTTACCTAAAATTATGGTCTGCCTTTTATGGACATCCTTTCCCAACCTTTGAAGAAGCACAAAACGATGGCACTGGCAAGTTCTTGAGAATCGATCAGAACACCTATTTAAATGTGGCTGTTTACAAAGAAAGAATGCGTCTAGTAATAGAACCATTTCTAATAGAGGCCAATCAACGCGCCTCAGACAGCAATAAAATGGCCTATGTGCATGCTGTAGGACTCGGTTTAGGAGTCTGGCAAGTATCCCCAAAACAGGCAGAACTCATGCTAGATGTCTATGCTGATATTTTATCCAAGCACCATTTACCCTTCATCGCCGACTTAGATTTTAGCTGGTTTCCCCAAGGATTGACTTGCGGAGGAGTGGGCCATTTAAACACATTCGAAGCTGGATTAAATAAGATCAACCTTCATTTTTCTAAACGCAATCCCGCCGACAAATTGCTTGGAGAAGATAGCGGAAAACTCATTGTGGCCTCTTACGCCTGGGATAGCAACTCCTACCCTGGCAACGAATATTGGAACGGCCAACTCTCTGCATCCGGGGATCCGGCAGCTGCCTGCTGCTCCACCATCCCGCAGCTGCAGAACCCTTTAATCAATAAGAGCCTGACATCAAAAAAACTGTTTATTTGTAAAAATCAAACCTAG